The following coding sequences lie in one Listeria ivanovii subsp. londoniensis genomic window:
- the recF gene encoding DNA replication/repair protein RecF (All proteins in this family for which functions are known are DNA-binding proteins that assist the filamentation of RecA onto DNA for the initiation of recombination or recombinational repair.) — translation MFLESIVLRNFRNYENLELEFSPSVNVFLGENAQGKTNLLEAILMLALAKSHRTTNDKDFIMWEKEEAKMEGRIVKRGQTVPLELTITQKGKRAKINHLEQKKLSQYVGNLNVVIFAPEDLSLVKGAPGIRRRFLNMEIGQMQPIYLHNLSEYQRILQQRNKYLKMLQLKRKVDPILLDILTEQFADVAINLTKRRADFIRKLEAYAAPIHNQISRGLETLKIEYKASVTLTGDDPKVWKADLLQKMESIKQREIDRGVTLIGPHRDDSLFYINGQNVQDFGSQGQQRTTALSIKLAEIDLIHEETGEYPVLLLDDVLSELDDYRQSHLLGAIEGKVQTFVTTTSTSGIDHDTLKQATTFHVEKGTVKKILI, via the coding sequence ATGTTTTTAGAAAGCATTGTTTTAAGGAATTTCCGAAATTATGAAAACTTAGAACTTGAATTTTCCCCATCTGTAAATGTTTTTCTTGGAGAGAATGCACAAGGTAAAACCAACCTTTTAGAGGCTATATTAATGTTAGCTCTTGCCAAATCACATCGGACAACAAACGATAAAGATTTTATTATGTGGGAAAAAGAAGAAGCCAAGATGGAAGGCCGAATCGTGAAACGCGGACAAACCGTGCCACTAGAGCTTACCATCACTCAAAAAGGCAAGCGAGCAAAAATAAATCATTTGGAACAAAAGAAACTTAGTCAGTATGTTGGTAATTTAAATGTGGTTATTTTTGCTCCAGAGGATTTATCTCTTGTAAAAGGTGCTCCAGGAATTAGACGACGGTTTTTGAATATGGAAATTGGACAAATGCAGCCGATTTACTTGCATAATTTAAGTGAGTATCAGCGGATTTTGCAGCAGCGAAACAAGTATTTAAAAATGTTGCAACTGAAACGCAAAGTAGATCCGATTTTGCTTGATATTTTGACAGAGCAGTTCGCTGATGTCGCCATTAATTTGACAAAAAGAAGAGCCGATTTTATTCGGAAATTAGAGGCTTACGCGGCACCTATTCACAACCAAATTTCGCGCGGCTTAGAAACACTTAAAATCGAGTATAAAGCTTCCGTGACATTGACTGGCGATGATCCAAAAGTATGGAAAGCGGACTTACTCCAAAAAATGGAATCAATCAAACAAAGAGAAATTGACCGTGGTGTCACGCTTATTGGACCACATCGGGATGATTCTCTGTTTTATATTAATGGGCAAAATGTGCAGGATTTTGGTTCACAAGGACAACAAAGGACAACGGCGCTTTCGATTAAATTAGCCGAAATTGACCTTATCCATGAAGAAACAGGTGAATATCCAGTATTACTTCTTGATGATGTCTTAAGTGAGTTAGATGATTATCGTCAATCGCATTTGCTCGGAGCTATTGAAGGAAAAGTACAAACCTTTGTAACGACAACAAGTACAAGTGGAATCGACCATGATACGCTAAAACAAGCAACTACTTTTCATGTAGAAAAAGGTACAGTAAAAAAAATCCTAATCTAG
- the yaaA gene encoding S4 domain-containing protein YaaA gives MAETVKINSEFVTLGQLLQMIDVVSTGGMAKAYLSENTIYVNGEQDNRRGKKLRNGDVVLVPGIGKVKIEQGK, from the coding sequence TTGGCTGAAACAGTAAAGATAAATAGCGAGTTCGTAACGCTTGGTCAACTTTTACAAATGATTGATGTAGTTTCAACTGGTGGAATGGCGAAAGCGTATCTTAGTGAAAATACAATTTATGTTAATGGAGAGCAAGATAACCGCCGGGGGAAAAAGCTTCGTAATGGCGATGTAGTCCTTGTTCCTGGTATTGGCAAAGTGAAAATTGAACAAGGGAAATAA